The proteins below come from a single Iocasia fonsfrigidae genomic window:
- a CDS encoding peptide deformylase, whose protein sequence is MMAKKEVLMIGNPKLREKSSNMTDFTGELLEVVQDLKDTLSFLQDEKNIGRALAAPQIGHMKKVVYYKSNDEEMVMVNPEIIWKSEEMFDVWDSCFSFDVAFFVNIARHKSIGVKYQNETGKELIKQFNDDLSELFQHEIDHLSGKLATDYLVDNKIIMRNEWERRYK, encoded by the coding sequence ATGATGGCTAAAAAAGAAGTATTAATGATTGGCAATCCAAAGTTAAGAGAAAAATCGTCAAATATGACTGATTTTACTGGAGAATTACTAGAAGTTGTTCAAGATTTGAAGGATACATTGTCTTTTCTTCAAGATGAAAAGAATATAGGTAGAGCACTGGCAGCTCCACAAATAGGTCATATGAAAAAGGTGGTTTACTATAAATCAAATGATGAAGAGATGGTTATGGTTAACCCAGAAATCATCTGGAAAAGTGAAGAAATGTTTGATGTTTGGGATAGTTGTTTTAGTTTTGATGTTGCTTTCTTTGTTAATATTGCCAGACATAAGAGTATAGGAGTTAAATATCAAAATGAAACGGGGAAAGAACTTATCAAACAATTTAATGATGATTTGTCAGAATTATTTCAACATGAAATCGACCATCTTTCTGGCAAGTTGGCTACTGACTATTTAGTTGATAATAAGATTATAATGAGAAATGAATGGGAAAGGAGATATAAATAA
- the rocF gene encoding arginase, translated as MNNDISVLGIKVDLGIYKRGANNGPDAIRKAGLIRGLECKGYNVYDEGDWDSDVELVDYLNDFNNVSLDIRIVTKEFERLANKVKNFCTTDKFPLIIGGDHSISIATIAGISLNYNNLGIIWFDAHADLNTPDTSLSGNIYGMPLAVNLGYGYPRFLEVGYSGPKVKHKNIVLVGTRELDPGEIKFIDNHDIKVFSMKEINRKGIENVMIDVLDYLGKKCDGIHLSFDMDVLDPNYVPGVRTPCSDGVSLSDGIIAMKTIRESKLLSSAEFVEVNPKLDVNQQTARNVVKLVENLF; from the coding sequence ATGAATAATGATATATCAGTTTTAGGAATCAAAGTAGATTTAGGTATTTATAAGCGAGGAGCAAATAATGGTCCAGATGCTATAAGAAAAGCAGGTCTAATCAGAGGACTTGAATGTAAAGGATATAATGTGTATGATGAAGGAGATTGGGATTCAGATGTAGAATTAGTTGATTACTTAAATGATTTTAATAATGTTTCTTTAGACATTAGGATTGTTACTAAAGAATTTGAACGATTAGCAAACAAAGTAAAAAACTTTTGTACTACTGATAAATTTCCTTTAATTATTGGTGGTGATCATAGTATATCTATAGCAACTATTGCAGGGATATCTTTAAATTATAATAATTTGGGAATTATTTGGTTTGATGCCCATGCAGACCTTAATACACCAGATACCTCTCTTAGCGGGAATATATATGGAATGCCTTTAGCTGTAAACCTTGGGTATGGTTATCCTAGATTTTTGGAAGTAGGATATTCAGGTCCTAAAGTTAAACATAAAAATATAGTCCTTGTTGGTACTAGAGAATTAGACCCGGGAGAAATAAAGTTTATAGATAATCATGACATAAAAGTTTTTTCGATGAAAGAAATTAACCGAAAGGGTATAGAGAATGTAATGATAGATGTATTAGATTATTTAGGAAAAAAATGCGATGGGATTCATTTAAGTTTTGATATGGATGTATTAGATCCTAATTATGTTCCTGGTGTTCGTACTCCTTGTTCAGATGGTGTATCATTATCTGATGGAATTATTGCTATGAAAACAATACGCGAATCAAAATTATTAAGCTCAGCGGAATTTGTTGAGGTGAATCCTAAGTTGGATGTTAACCAACAAACTGCGAGAAATGTGGTAAAGTTAGTTGAAAATTTATTTTAA
- a CDS encoding ABC transporter permease: MNSLVYTEILKMKKSRMFLLSLLGGIVSPLLTFFMLLARHQQNPARTLTIESFLDQTHIFVAFLVGTMLFALITTYLFNREFEEDTLKNLLTIPVGRTQLVLSKLFILIVWIEIIMIYSFFMVILLGFIGGFEGFQTNILLLFFKKYIFTGFLLYLLTPVITLITILFRTYIPSIAFSIFATLATLIIANSKYIALYPWGIPGSMTMNNQQSEYPILISWLIIIGVFIISLTATLIYFNKTDID, encoded by the coding sequence TTGAATAGTTTAGTATATACTGAAATATTAAAGATGAAAAAGTCCAGGATGTTTTTGCTCAGTCTGCTGGGAGGGATTGTATCTCCGTTATTGACCTTTTTTATGCTACTTGCCCGCCACCAGCAAAACCCGGCACGAACTCTTACTATAGAGAGTTTTTTAGATCAGACACATATATTTGTCGCTTTTTTAGTTGGTACAATGCTTTTTGCTTTAATCACCACCTATTTGTTTAACAGGGAATTTGAGGAAGACACCCTTAAAAATCTATTAACGATTCCAGTTGGACGGACACAGTTAGTTTTGAGTAAATTATTTATTCTAATAGTCTGGATTGAAATAATAATGATTTATTCCTTTTTTATGGTTATTTTATTAGGATTTATAGGGGGATTTGAGGGTTTTCAGACCAATATATTACTGTTATTCTTTAAAAAATATATCTTCACCGGTTTTTTACTCTATTTATTAACACCAGTCATAACGCTGATCACTATTTTATTTAGAACTTATATACCATCAATTGCCTTCAGTATATTTGCTACTCTAGCTACTTTGATTATAGCGAACTCAAAATATATAGCCTTATATCCCTGGGGTATCCCTGGTTCAATGACAATGAATAATCAGCAGTCAGAATACCCAATTCTAATAAGTTGGCTAATTATTATTGGAGTCTTCATTATATCTTTAACTGCTACTCTTATTTATTTCAATAAAACAGATATAGACTAG
- a CDS encoding ABC transporter ATP-binding protein: MDRIIETINLSKHYGLQKAVDRINITVGPGEIYGFLGRNGAGKTTTIRMLLGLIRPSEGEIKIFGEDFSANKREILKRIGSTIEFSGFYNNLSAVDNLKINATLIGIKKKDAIKEVLNIVGLYKERNKAVGNYSLGMKQRLGIARAILHDPELLILDEPTNGLDPVGIKEIRKFIKTLAEKKRITIFMSSHILSEVEQLADTIGVIHQGRLVEEINFEELRKKNRRYIELKVSDDARTTLLLENEFGIEDYEVYPEETIRIYTDHDKVARINKVLVNEDIEVSKIKLSEDNLEDYFVKLTGGEVIE; the protein is encoded by the coding sequence ATGGATAGAATAATTGAAACTATAAACCTTTCCAAACATTATGGTCTCCAGAAAGCGGTAGATAGGATTAATATAACAGTAGGACCTGGAGAAATATATGGCTTTTTAGGACGTAATGGGGCTGGGAAAACAACGACCATTAGGATGTTGTTAGGTTTAATCAGACCAAGTGAAGGAGAAATCAAAATATTTGGGGAAGATTTTTCAGCAAATAAAAGAGAAATCTTAAAAAGGATTGGGTCTACCATTGAATTTTCAGGATTTTATAATAATCTTTCGGCAGTGGATAATCTTAAGATAAATGCTACCTTGATAGGTATCAAGAAAAAAGATGCTATCAAAGAAGTATTAAATATAGTTGGGCTTTATAAAGAAAGAAATAAAGCAGTAGGAAATTATTCCCTGGGAATGAAACAGAGGCTGGGAATAGCCAGGGCGATACTGCATGATCCTGAACTTTTAATTCTAGATGAGCCAACAAATGGTTTAGACCCGGTAGGAATAAAGGAGATAAGGAAATTTATCAAGACCTTGGCTGAGAAAAAGAGAATTACTATTTTTATGTCCAGCCATATCTTAAGTGAGGTTGAACAGTTAGCTGATACTATCGGGGTAATTCATCAAGGACGTCTGGTGGAAGAGATTAATTTTGAAGAATTAAGAAAGAAGAATAGGAGATATATTGAACTGAAGGTATCTGATGATGCCCGGACTACGCTGCTGTTGGAAAATGAATTTGGTATAGAAGATTATGAGGTTTATCCAGAAGAGACTATTAGAATATATACAGACCATGATAAGGTAGCCAGGATTAATAAAGTCTTAGTTAATGAAGATATTGAAGTAAGCAAAATTAAACTTAGTGAAGATAATCTGGAAGATTATTTTGTTAAATTAACAGGGGGTGAGGTAATTGAATAG
- a CDS encoding PHP domain-containing protein codes for MSYIDLHIHSAYSNDGEFEPKVLVDQCLERKIKYFSIADHNCVKAIHEAKLYCKDKDIEIIPAVELDCIIDTVNLHVIGYGIDYQSSIFNEIEKNIILQEQTASQKRIKLIRELGIDFSDEIIADLSKNGIVTGEMIAEAAMQFDKEHTNPLLKSYYEHGSRSDNPYVNFYWDYCAQGKPAYAEVKFIKLQEAIKVIEENGGIPVLAHPGNNIKENGALLEAIISCGIKGIEVYSSYHSKKQMLFYKEFALRHKLLLTCGSDFHGKTKPSISIGYLNCENNGEDIILALKGALNR; via the coding sequence ATGAGTTATATAGATTTGCATATTCATTCAGCCTACAGTAATGATGGGGAATTTGAACCTAAAGTATTAGTTGATCAATGCTTAGAAAGAAAAATAAAGTATTTTTCTATTGCAGACCACAATTGTGTAAAAGCCATACATGAAGCAAAATTGTATTGTAAAGATAAAGATATTGAAATAATTCCAGCAGTAGAATTGGATTGTATTATTGATACCGTTAACCTGCATGTGATAGGCTATGGGATAGACTATCAAAGCTCAATATTTAATGAAATTGAAAAAAATATTATACTACAAGAACAAACTGCTTCCCAGAAACGTATAAAATTGATTCGGGAATTAGGGATAGATTTTTCAGATGAAATAATTGCAGACTTGTCTAAGAACGGTATAGTTACTGGTGAAATGATTGCTGAAGCTGCTATGCAATTTGATAAGGAACATACTAACCCACTACTCAAGTCTTATTATGAACATGGTTCTAGAAGTGATAACCCTTATGTTAATTTTTATTGGGATTATTGTGCCCAGGGTAAACCAGCCTATGCTGAAGTAAAATTTATAAAATTACAAGAAGCAATTAAAGTTATAGAAGAAAATGGAGGCATACCTGTTTTAGCACATCCTGGAAACAACATTAAAGAAAATGGTGCTTTACTAGAAGCTATTATTAGCTGTGGTATTAAAGGGATAGAAGTTTATAGTAGTTACCATAGTAAAAAACAAATGTTATTTTATAAAGAATTTGCACTAAGGCATAAATTGCTCTTAACTTGTGGTAGTGATTTTCACGGGAAAACAAAACCTAGTATATCAATAGGGTATTTAAACTGTGAGAATAATGGAGAAGACATTATACTAGCACTAAAAGGGGCACTAAACCGATAA
- the gyrB gene encoding DNA topoisomerase (ATP-hydrolyzing) subunit B yields the protein MSLFEEQVYDAKQIQILEGLEAVRKRPGMYIGSTGIKGLHHLVWEVVDNSIDEFLAGHGNQITITVNEDNSVTVQDNGRGIPADIHPDTGLPAAQIVLTTLHAGGKFDSNSYKVSGGLHGVGVSVVNALSEWLELTTCWNGNKYIQRYERGLPVTELTKEGSVNYSGTTITFMPDSEIFELVEFKFETLAHRFQESAFLNKELTLILKDNREEEPKEEKYQYDGGIRAFVEYLNKNRNVINKQVIYQEEKIDDYYIEMGIQYNDGYSERIFSYANNIHTIDGGYHVTGFKTALTKAINNFARNNKLIKQKDSTLNGNDVREGITAIINVKLPDPQFEGQTKTKLGNSELRSIVESSVYEYLSLYLDSNPEVGKTIVDKALQAVRARKASKKARELTRRKNALNSNSLPGKLADCASRKPEESEIFIVEGDSAGGSAKQGRNRHFQAILPLKGKILNVERARLDKILNNNEIVTIITALGTGVGEEFNISKLRYHKIIIMTDADVDGAHIATLILTLFYRYMPELVENSHVYLAQPPLYKVSWRSDEQYLYSDQELVNFKQENPEKKISIQRYKGLGEMNPKQLYETTMDPEKRKLQLIEIDDEIEADEVFTHLMGSNASLRREFIIENAEMVEELDL from the coding sequence ATGTCATTGTTTGAGGAACAGGTATATGATGCAAAACAAATCCAAATACTTGAGGGATTAGAAGCAGTAAGAAAGAGACCTGGAATGTATATAGGAAGTACAGGTATTAAAGGATTACATCACCTTGTCTGGGAAGTGGTAGATAATAGTATTGATGAATTTCTGGCTGGTCATGGTAATCAGATTACAATAACTGTTAATGAAGATAATAGTGTGACTGTACAGGATAATGGACGTGGGATTCCTGCTGATATTCATCCAGATACAGGATTGCCAGCTGCTCAGATTGTTTTGACGACATTACATGCTGGAGGTAAATTTGATAGTAATAGTTATAAAGTATCTGGTGGTCTACATGGTGTAGGTGTCTCAGTAGTAAATGCCTTATCAGAGTGGTTAGAATTGACTACCTGTTGGAATGGCAATAAATATATCCAGCGTTATGAAAGAGGACTACCGGTTACTGAATTAACTAAAGAGGGCAGTGTTAATTATAGTGGAACAACTATCACTTTTATGCCTGATTCAGAAATATTTGAACTTGTTGAATTTAAGTTCGAAACATTGGCACATCGTTTTCAGGAATCAGCTTTTTTAAATAAAGAATTAACCCTGATTTTAAAAGATAATAGAGAGGAAGAACCTAAAGAGGAAAAATATCAGTATGATGGTGGGATCAGGGCTTTTGTAGAATATTTAAATAAAAATCGGAATGTGATAAATAAACAGGTTATCTATCAGGAAGAAAAGATAGATGATTATTATATTGAAATGGGAATACAGTATAATGATGGATATTCAGAAAGGATTTTTTCCTATGCTAATAATATACATACTATTGATGGTGGTTATCATGTAACCGGGTTTAAAACAGCACTGACAAAGGCTATAAATAATTTTGCCAGAAATAATAAACTCATCAAGCAAAAAGATTCAACACTAAATGGTAATGATGTTCGTGAAGGTATTACGGCTATTATTAATGTTAAATTACCAGATCCACAGTTTGAAGGTCAAACGAAAACCAAGCTTGGTAATAGTGAATTAAGGAGCATTGTTGAGAGTTCTGTGTATGAATATCTAAGCCTATATCTTGATTCTAATCCAGAGGTAGGGAAAACAATTGTTGATAAAGCCCTGCAGGCAGTAAGGGCCCGTAAAGCCTCTAAAAAAGCCAGAGAACTAACCAGAAGAAAAAATGCCTTAAACAGTAATTCCCTCCCTGGGAAACTGGCTGATTGTGCCAGTAGAAAACCAGAAGAAAGTGAGATATTTATTGTTGAGGGGGATTCTGCCGGAGGTTCAGCTAAACAGGGACGTAACAGGCATTTTCAGGCCATTTTACCTCTAAAAGGTAAAATATTAAATGTTGAAAGGGCAAGATTGGATAAAATTCTTAATAATAATGAGATTGTAACAATTATTACTGCTCTAGGTACTGGTGTTGGAGAAGAGTTTAATATAAGTAAACTAAGGTATCATAAGATTATTATTATGACAGATGCAGATGTAGATGGTGCTCATATTGCTACTTTAATCTTAACATTGTTTTATCGCTATATGCCTGAACTGGTTGAGAACAGTCATGTATACCTGGCCCAACCCCCTTTGTATAAAGTATCCTGGAGGAGTGATGAACAATATCTATATTCTGATCAGGAATTAGTCAACTTCAAACAGGAAAATCCAGAGAAAAAAATTTCCATTCAACGGTATAAAGGTCTTGGTGAAATGAATCCTAAGCAGTTATATGAGACAACCATGGACCCAGAAAAGAGGAAGTTACAGCTAATTGAAATTGATGACGAAATTGAAGCAGATGAGGTATTTACTCATTTAATGGGCTCAAATGCTAGCCTCCGCCGGGAGTTTATTATAGAAAATGCTGAAATGGTTGAAGAACTGGATCTTTAA
- the gyrA gene encoding DNA gyrase subunit A, with protein sequence MTEKITPIAIEDKMRESYLNYSLSVIASRALPDVRDGLKPVHRRILYAAREISLFYNKPHKKSARVVGEVLGKYHPHGDAAVYAAMVRMAQHFNQRYQLIDGHGNFGSIDGDSAAAMRYTEVRLTELAESILSDINLNTVDFTDNFDGSLQEPVILPSRIPNLLVNGASGIAVGMSTDIPPHNINETIDALLHLLKHPNARLETLMKYLPGPDFPTGAQIMGNNGIIDAYKTGKGKIILRAKTKIEKKGKKTNIIITEIPYQLNKSRLIEEIADLVNSGKIDGISDLRDETDQEGIRVVIELKANTDTELILNRLYKYSSMQTSYRINMLALVGQKPLTMNLRTILQHFIDFRRKVITRRTKHKLEKATMRHHILEGLIKAIDKMDLVISIIRNSQSTSEARKNLINKLKISQEQATAILEMQLQRLVGMETEKLLAEAKDLAVDIKTYQAILNNQDKLDDLLKDELNETKNRFSDKRRTEIIADEKKAQISEEDLIKDKDAIITFSYRQNIKRTNSKEYARTSKKDYITTVLKGSSLDPLLFFTNTGDVYTIPIHNIEEHHGLSTGESIKKYLKIPLKEKIVNIICLNEEIKQQYITITTKNGMVKKTAAKEYFTNYNSIKAINLKKKDEVVDVFISDGNQEIMLATKAGQTIRFNEKSVNDTGRNTMGKIGIKLEKNDSIVSSNLLNDNDFIIAISTSGKAKRTAIKEYKVQKRNGKGLKTCGSKIHQMSAVLSVPQDKYILIVSSDERLFPVTVKDITETQRDGNMFQLIDLNENEEITGAYILPVYNENNPE encoded by the coding sequence ATGACAGAAAAGATTACCCCCATAGCTATTGAAGATAAAATGCGGGAGTCTTACCTAAACTATTCTTTAAGTGTTATTGCCTCCAGGGCCCTCCCGGATGTCAGAGATGGGTTAAAACCTGTTCATAGGCGCATACTTTATGCTGCCCGTGAAATAAGCCTTTTTTATAACAAACCCCACAAGAAATCTGCCAGGGTAGTTGGTGAAGTACTTGGTAAATATCATCCTCATGGTGATGCAGCAGTATATGCTGCTATGGTTAGAATGGCACAGCATTTTAATCAGAGGTATCAATTAATAGATGGTCACGGTAATTTTGGGTCAATAGATGGTGATAGTGCCGCAGCCATGCGCTATACTGAAGTTAGATTAACTGAGTTGGCCGAAAGTATCCTCTCTGATATCAATCTTAATACTGTTGATTTTACTGATAATTTTGATGGTTCACTACAGGAACCTGTTATTTTACCCTCTAGAATCCCTAATCTACTGGTTAATGGTGCCAGTGGTATTGCTGTTGGCATGAGTACAGATATACCGCCACATAACATCAATGAAACAATCGATGCCTTACTCCACCTCTTAAAACACCCTAATGCCAGATTAGAAACACTGATGAAGTACTTACCTGGACCAGATTTTCCTACAGGGGCCCAGATTATGGGCAATAATGGCATTATTGATGCTTATAAAACCGGCAAAGGTAAAATTATCCTGAGAGCTAAAACTAAAATAGAGAAAAAAGGTAAAAAAACAAATATAATTATTACTGAAATACCCTACCAATTAAATAAATCTCGTTTAATTGAAGAAATTGCTGATCTTGTCAATAGTGGTAAAATTGATGGTATCTCTGACCTCCGAGATGAAACTGACCAGGAAGGCATCAGAGTTGTTATTGAATTAAAGGCTAATACAGATACTGAACTAATTTTAAATAGGCTATATAAATATTCCTCAATGCAGACCTCTTATCGCATCAATATGTTAGCACTGGTTGGCCAGAAACCACTTACAATGAATCTAAGGACAATCTTACAACATTTTATTGACTTTCGACGCAAAGTTATTACCAGAAGAACCAAACACAAACTTGAAAAAGCAACTATGAGACACCATATTTTAGAAGGGCTTATTAAGGCTATTGACAAAATGGATCTCGTAATATCTATCATTAGAAACTCTCAATCAACCAGTGAAGCAAGGAAAAATCTAATTAATAAGCTGAAGATAAGCCAAGAACAGGCAACTGCTATCCTGGAAATGCAGCTTCAGCGCCTGGTAGGTATGGAAACAGAGAAATTACTGGCTGAAGCCAAAGATTTAGCTGTTGATATAAAAACATATCAAGCCATACTGAATAATCAAGATAAGCTGGATGATTTATTGAAGGACGAATTAAATGAAACAAAAAATAGATTTAGTGATAAAAGAAGGACAGAAATAATAGCCGATGAAAAGAAAGCCCAGATTTCTGAAGAAGACCTTATTAAAGATAAAGATGCTATTATAACTTTTTCCTACCGTCAGAACATAAAACGAACAAATTCTAAAGAATATGCCAGAACCAGTAAAAAAGATTATATTACTACAGTATTAAAAGGCAGCAGCCTGGATCCCCTTCTATTCTTTACTAATACTGGTGATGTCTATACTATTCCTATCCATAACATTGAAGAACACCACGGTCTATCTACAGGAGAAAGCATTAAGAAATATTTAAAAATCCCTCTAAAAGAAAAGATTGTTAATATTATTTGTCTAAATGAAGAAATCAAACAGCAGTACATTACAATTACTACCAAAAATGGAATGGTTAAAAAGACAGCCGCCAAAGAATATTTTACAAACTATAATTCAATAAAAGCCATTAATCTTAAGAAAAAAGATGAAGTTGTTGATGTCTTTATAAGTGATGGGAATCAGGAAATAATGCTGGCTACAAAAGCCGGCCAAACCATTAGATTTAATGAAAAATCTGTAAATGATACAGGCAGAAATACCATGGGTAAAATTGGTATCAAACTTGAAAAAAACGATAGCATTGTTAGTTCCAATCTACTCAATGATAATGACTTTATTATAGCTATTTCAACAAGTGGGAAAGCCAAAAGAACAGCAATTAAAGAATATAAAGTTCAAAAACGTAATGGAAAAGGTCTTAAAACCTGTGGTTCTAAAATTCATCAGATGTCTGCTGTTTTAAGTGTCCCCCAAGATAAATATATTTTAATCGTTAGCAGTGATGAAAGATTATTTCCAGTAACTGTTAAAGATATAACCGAAACACAGCGTGATGGTAACATGTTTCAGTTAATTGACCTTAATGAAAATGAAGAAATTACTGGGGCATATATATTACCTGTTTATAATGAAAATAATCCTGAATAA
- a CDS encoding cell wall hydrolase: MFQKYLRQISILTLILLMFYAIIPVIPPITTYQTVKASIENNDVYRGMGIALLLIILSKIAQSSDSGKGSVRIDIDNPDYDSNEIDMLAKVIYAEARGEVYEGQVAVGAVVINRVKNPGFPDTITDVVYQPGQFTSVTDGQINLRPNDTAYRAARDAINGKDPSRGALFFYNPKTAETLWWLSTREKTVVIGNHVFAK, from the coding sequence ATGTTTCAGAAATATTTAAGACAGATAAGTATTTTAACTTTAATCTTACTTATGTTTTATGCTATTATTCCCGTAATACCTCCTATAACTACTTATCAAACAGTAAAAGCCTCTATTGAAAATAATGATGTTTATCGTGGGATGGGGATTGCTTTATTATTAATTATTCTATCTAAAATTGCTCAATCAAGTGATTCAGGGAAGGGTAGTGTCAGGATAGATATAGATAATCCTGACTATGATAGTAATGAGATAGACATGTTGGCTAAGGTTATTTATGCTGAGGCAAGAGGAGAGGTTTATGAAGGGCAGGTTGCCGTTGGAGCGGTTGTTATAAACAGGGTAAAAAACCCTGGTTTTCCAGATACTATAACAGATGTGGTATATCAACCCGGGCAATTTACGTCAGTAACAGATGGACAGATTAATCTTAGACCTAATGATACGGCATACCGGGCAGCTAGAGATGCTATAAATGGGAAAGACCCTTCAAGGGGTGCTCTCTTTTTCTATAACCCGAAAACAGCTGAGACATTATGGTGGTTATCTACCAGGGAAAAAACTGTAGTTATTGGTAATCATGTATTTGCTAAATAA
- a CDS encoding S-layer homology domain-containing protein, whose translation MKRIIVLMMVFILFIPFFVRADGFKDVSADHWAYQSVKKLVDAGLLSLHEDGTFRGQDKVSRYQLAEILARMLEGLNSAGTKVNKEDMNLIRKLSVEFQDELVDLAVRGDAFQEQIEKLQKKNIIQDEFMTEIKDVDIAGLNNSVKKVDVRVSNLENDVSKIIDNIIKIKTLEEELQDLRTKMAELEGDMNERLSRLEDMKLQSTNDTIQQLKDNISVNQARINSLQREVNSLKGEITDKNSEIKELESKKNNSDKTIYAIGGIALLLLLVAN comes from the coding sequence ATGAAGAGAATTATAGTTTTAATGATGGTTTTTATACTGTTTATTCCGTTTTTTGTCAGGGCTGATGGTTTTAAGGATGTGTCTGCTGACCACTGGGCATATCAAAGTGTCAAAAAACTTGTTGATGCAGGATTATTGTCATTACATGAAGATGGAACCTTTAGAGGACAGGACAAGGTTTCACGTTATCAATTAGCGGAGATTCTGGCCCGAATGCTGGAAGGACTAAATTCTGCTGGAACAAAGGTTAATAAAGAAGATATGAATTTAATTAGAAAATTATCTGTTGAATTTCAGGATGAATTAGTAGACCTTGCTGTACGTGGGGACGCTTTTCAAGAACAGATTGAAAAATTACAAAAGAAAAATATAATTCAGGATGAATTTATGACAGAGATAAAGGATGTTGATATAGCTGGTTTAAATAATAGTGTTAAAAAAGTAGATGTTCGTGTAAGTAATCTAGAAAATGATGTTTCAAAAATTATTGATAACATTATTAAGATAAAAACACTGGAAGAGGAGTTACAGGACCTACGTACAAAAATGGCCGAGCTAGAAGGGGATATGAATGAAAGATTGAGCCGTCTAGAAGATATGAAATTACAGTCAACTAATGATACAATACAGCAATTGAAAGATAATATATCAGTTAATCAGGCCCGGATAAATTCACTACAAAGGGAAGTTAACAGCCTAAAAGGTGAAATCACTGATAAAAATAGTGAAATAAAAGAACTGGAAAGTAAGAAAAACAATTCGGATAAAACAATCTATGCTATCGGTGGAATTGCTTTATTATTGTTATTAGTTGCTAACTAA